In Serratia sp. FDAARGOS_506, a genomic segment contains:
- the hisC gene encoding histidinol-phosphate transaminase has protein sequence MSIEKLARANVRELTPYQSARRLGGKGDVWLNANEYPIAPEFQLTAQTFNRYPECQPALVIERYAAYAGVKKEQVLVSRGADEGIELLIRAFCEPGKDAILFCPPTYGMYAVSAETFGVERRTVAAKEDWQLDLPAIADSMDNVKLIYVCSPNNPTGNLIDPDSLRSLLELAKGKAIVAVDEAYIEFCPQASVAGWLSDYPHLAILRTLSKAFALAGLRCGFTLANEDLIALLLKVIAPYPLSTPVADIAAQALSEEGIRAMRQRVTDIAATRSWLQQQLEKCACVEQVFASDSNYLLARFTASSNVFKSLWDQGIILRDQNKQPGLSGCLRITIGTRDECQRVVDALSALPGANQTRQEPM, from the coding sequence ATGAGCATCGAGAAACTGGCGCGCGCCAACGTTCGCGAGCTGACCCCTTATCAATCGGCGCGCCGCCTCGGCGGTAAGGGCGATGTGTGGCTCAACGCCAACGAATACCCGATCGCGCCCGAGTTCCAGCTGACCGCGCAAACCTTCAACCGCTATCCGGAGTGCCAGCCGGCGTTGGTGATCGAACGCTACGCCGCCTACGCCGGGGTGAAGAAAGAGCAGGTGCTGGTCAGCCGCGGCGCCGATGAAGGCATCGAGCTGCTGATCCGCGCCTTCTGCGAGCCGGGTAAAGACGCCATTCTGTTCTGCCCGCCGACCTACGGCATGTACGCCGTCAGCGCCGAAACCTTCGGCGTGGAGCGCCGCACCGTGGCCGCCAAAGAAGACTGGCAGCTGGATCTGCCGGCCATCGCAGACAGCATGGACAACGTGAAGCTGATCTACGTCTGCAGCCCGAACAACCCGACCGGCAACCTGATCGACCCTGACTCTCTGCGCAGCCTGCTGGAGCTGGCCAAAGGCAAGGCCATCGTCGCGGTGGACGAAGCCTATATCGAGTTTTGCCCGCAGGCCTCGGTGGCCGGGTGGTTGAGCGACTATCCGCACCTGGCTATCCTGCGCACGCTGTCGAAGGCCTTTGCGCTGGCAGGCCTGCGCTGCGGCTTTACGCTCGCCAACGAAGATCTGATCGCCCTGCTGCTGAAGGTGATCGCGCCTTACCCGCTTTCGACGCCGGTGGCGGATATCGCCGCGCAGGCGCTCAGCGAAGAAGGTATCCGCGCCATGCGCCAGCGCGTCACCGACATCGCCGCCACCCGCAGCTGGCTGCAGCAACAGCTGGAAAAATGCGCCTGCGTCGAGCAGGTTTTCGCCAGCGACAGCAATTACCTGCTGGCCCGCTTCACCGCCTCAAGTAATGTGTTTAAAAGCTTGTGGGATCAGGGCATTATCTTACGAGACCAAAACAAACAGCCCGGGTTGTCCGGCTGCCTGCGCATCACCATAGGCACCCGCGACGAATGTCAACGCGTGGTGGACGCCTTGTCCGCCCTGCCCGGCGCCAACCAGACTCGCCAGGAGCCAATGTGA
- the hisD gene encoding histidinol dehydrogenase, whose amino-acid sequence MSTFNTPIDWATCSAERQAELLMRPAIAASDSITRTVSEILDNVKANGDRALRDYSARFDKAEVAALRVSAEQIAAACARLGDDIKQAMAVAVANVDTFHNAQRLPPVDVETQPGVRCQQVTRPIDSVGLYIPGGSAPLFSTVLMLATPARIAGCRRVVLCSPPPIADEILYAAQLCGVQEVFQVGGAQAIAALAFGTESVPRVAKIFGPGNAFVTEAKRQVSQRLDGAAIDMPAGPSEVLVIADAGATPAFVASDLLSQAEHGPDSQVILLTPDAAMAQAVAEAVESQLAELPRAETARQALASSRLIVARDLPECVAISNRYGPEHLIIQTRNARELVDGITSAGSVFLGDWSPESAGDYASGTNHVLPTYGYTATCSSLGLADFQKRMTVQELTPQGFSNLAATIETLAAAEQLIAHKNAVTLRVAALKEQA is encoded by the coding sequence ATGTCGACCTTCAACACGCCGATCGATTGGGCAACGTGCAGCGCCGAACGCCAGGCCGAGCTGCTGATGCGCCCGGCAATCGCCGCTTCCGACAGCATCACCCGCACGGTGAGCGAGATCCTCGACAACGTGAAGGCCAACGGCGATCGGGCGCTGCGCGACTACAGCGCCCGTTTCGACAAGGCGGAAGTCGCCGCGCTGCGCGTCAGCGCCGAGCAGATCGCCGCCGCCTGCGCCCGATTGGGCGATGACATCAAACAGGCGATGGCGGTGGCCGTCGCCAACGTGGACACCTTCCACAACGCGCAGCGACTGCCGCCGGTAGACGTCGAAACGCAGCCGGGCGTGCGCTGCCAGCAGGTGACCCGCCCAATCGACTCGGTGGGCCTGTATATTCCCGGTGGATCGGCGCCGCTGTTCTCCACCGTGCTGATGCTGGCGACGCCGGCGCGCATCGCCGGTTGTCGCCGGGTGGTGCTGTGCTCGCCGCCGCCGATCGCCGATGAGATCCTGTATGCGGCGCAGCTGTGCGGCGTGCAGGAAGTGTTTCAGGTCGGGGGCGCGCAGGCGATCGCCGCCCTGGCGTTCGGCACCGAAAGCGTACCGCGCGTGGCGAAAATCTTCGGGCCGGGCAACGCCTTCGTGACCGAAGCCAAGCGGCAGGTCAGCCAGCGCCTCGACGGCGCGGCTATCGACATGCCGGCCGGCCCTTCGGAGGTGCTGGTGATCGCCGACGCCGGCGCCACCCCGGCGTTCGTCGCTTCCGATCTGCTGTCGCAGGCCGAACATGGCCCGGATTCGCAGGTGATCCTGCTGACGCCGGACGCGGCAATGGCGCAGGCAGTGGCCGAAGCGGTGGAAAGCCAGCTGGCCGAGCTGCCGCGCGCCGAGACCGCCCGCCAGGCACTGGCGAGCAGCCGCCTGATCGTGGCGCGCGATCTGCCAGAGTGCGTGGCCATCAGCAACCGCTACGGCCCGGAGCACCTGATCATTCAGACCCGCAATGCGCGCGAGCTGGTGGACGGCATCACCAGCGCCGGTTCGGTGTTCCTCGGCGACTGGTCGCCGGAGTCCGCCGGCGATTACGCCTCCGGCACCAACCACGTGCTGCCGACCTACGGCTACACCGCCACCTGCTCCAGCCTGGGGCTGGCCGATTTTCAAAAACGCATGACGGTGCAGGAGCTGACGCCGCAGGGCTTCAGCAACCTGGCCGCCACCATCGAGACGCTGGCTGCCGCCGAGCAGCTGATCGCCCACAAGAACGCCGTGACCCTGCGCGTCGCCGCCCTGAAGGAGCAAGCATGA
- the hisG gene encoding ATP phosphoribosyltransferase, which translates to MLDKTRLRIAMQKSGRLSDESQELLARCGIKINLQQQRLIAFAENMPIDILRVRDDDIPGLVMDGVVDLGIIGENVLEEELLSRRAQGEDPRYFTLRRLDFGGCRLSLATPLDAEYAGPQSLQDARIATSYPHLLKQYLDKQGVRFKSCLLNGSVEVAPRAGLADAICDLVSTGATLEANGLREVEVIYRSKACLIQRDGDMPEAKQQLIDRLMTRIQGVIQARESKYIMLHAPSEKLDEIVALLPGAERPTILPLAGAQNRVAMHMVSSETLFWETMEKLKALGASSILVLPIEKMME; encoded by the coding sequence ATGCTGGACAAGACACGTTTACGGATCGCAATGCAGAAGTCGGGCCGCCTGAGCGATGAATCCCAGGAGCTGCTGGCGCGCTGCGGCATCAAGATCAACCTGCAGCAACAGCGCCTGATCGCCTTCGCCGAGAACATGCCGATCGATATCCTGCGCGTGCGCGACGACGACATTCCGGGCCTGGTTATGGACGGCGTGGTCGATCTGGGCATCATCGGCGAAAACGTGCTGGAAGAAGAGCTGCTCAGCCGCCGCGCTCAGGGCGAGGACCCGCGTTACTTCACCCTGCGCCGCCTCGATTTCGGCGGCTGCCGCCTGTCGCTGGCCACCCCGCTCGACGCCGAATACGCCGGCCCGCAAAGCCTGCAGGACGCCCGCATCGCCACCTCTTACCCGCACCTGCTGAAGCAATACCTCGACAAGCAGGGCGTGCGCTTTAAATCTTGCCTGCTGAACGGCTCGGTGGAAGTGGCACCGCGCGCCGGCCTGGCCGACGCCATCTGCGATCTGGTTTCCACCGGTGCCACGCTGGAGGCCAACGGCCTGCGCGAAGTGGAAGTGATCTACCGCTCCAAGGCCTGCCTGATCCAGCGCGACGGCGACATGCCGGAAGCCAAACAGCAGCTGATCGATCGCCTGATGACCCGCATTCAGGGCGTGATCCAGGCACGTGAATCCAAATACATCATGCTGCACGCGCCGAGCGAGAAGCTGGACGAGATCGTCGCGCTGCTGCCGGGCGCCGAGCGCCCGACCATTCTGCCGCTGGCCGGCGCGCAGAACCGCGTGGCGATGCACATGGTGAGCAGCGAAACCCTGTTCTGGGAAACCATGGAAAAACTGAAAGCGCTCGGCGCCAGCTCGATTCTGGTGCTGCCGATTGAAAAGATGATGGAGTAA
- the hisL gene encoding his operon leader peptide, whose product MTRVQFNHHHHHHPD is encoded by the coding sequence ATGACACGCGTTCAGTTCAACCACCATCATCACCATCACCCTGACTAG
- a CDS encoding SDR family oxidoreductase codes for MKKVAIIGLGWLGMPLALSLMGRGYDVVGSKTTPDGVEAARMSGIECYQLELTPELVCDPDDLESLLRVDALVVTLPARRTVEGSENYFNAVRMLVDSAMAFGVPRVIFTSSTSVYGETAGTLREESPLRPVSPSGRVLAELERWLHELPNTSVDILRLAGLVGADRHPGRFLAGKLDVKGGSQGVNLVHQDDVIAAIQLLLKLPKGGHVYNLCAPRHPAKREFYPALAEQLHLEPPQFADEAEQDERLVDGNRICNELGFEYQYPDPARMPVS; via the coding sequence ATGAAAAAGGTAGCCATTATTGGTTTGGGTTGGCTGGGCATGCCGTTGGCGCTGTCGTTGATGGGCCGCGGGTATGACGTGGTCGGCAGTAAAACCACCCCGGACGGCGTCGAGGCCGCGCGCATGAGCGGCATCGAATGCTATCAACTGGAGCTGACGCCCGAGCTGGTGTGCGATCCGGACGATCTGGAATCGCTGCTGCGCGTGGACGCGCTGGTGGTGACGCTGCCCGCTCGCCGCACCGTCGAAGGCAGCGAGAACTATTTCAATGCGGTGCGCATGCTGGTGGACAGCGCGATGGCCTTCGGCGTGCCGCGGGTGATCTTCACCAGTTCCACTTCGGTGTACGGCGAAACCGCCGGCACGCTGCGCGAAGAGTCGCCGCTGCGGCCGGTCTCGCCATCGGGCCGGGTGCTGGCCGAGCTGGAGCGCTGGCTGCATGAATTGCCGAACACCTCGGTGGACATTCTGCGGCTGGCGGGGCTGGTGGGCGCCGATCGCCACCCCGGCCGCTTCCTGGCGGGAAAACTCGACGTGAAGGGCGGTTCGCAGGGGGTGAATCTGGTGCACCAGGACGACGTCATCGCTGCCATCCAACTGCTGCTGAAGCTGCCGAAGGGCGGCCACGTGTACAACCTGTGCGCGCCGCGTCATCCGGCCAAACGCGAATTTTATCCGGCGCTGGCCGAGCAGCTGCACCTGGAGCCGCCGCAGTTCGCCGACGAAGCGGAGCAGGATGAACGTCTGGTGGACGGCAACCGCATCTGCAACGAGCTGGGTTTTGAGTACCAGTATCCCGATCCGGCGCGCATGCCGGTCAGTTAA
- a CDS encoding LysR family transcriptional regulator yields MESLGSLDVFVRVSESRSFTAAGQQLGISASAVSKTIARLEERLSVRLFHRSTRTVNLTPEGALFLERCRRILSEVKEAEAELLQTRGTPQGKLRISLPSLGTLFMPKLGDFKRRYPEIELDIDYSDRLVDVIEEGFDAVIRSGTPSDSRLVARRLGACRKVFVGSPGYFSKAGMPCKPEDLTSHARLHYRFPSTGKLDVWPLGDKTEMIPERPASMVTNTLDPQVCFAEQGLGIAYLPEIAVRRQLEQGSLVTVLDEYNRENMVFHVLWPSGRHLSVKIRLFVDFVTSHLFPL; encoded by the coding sequence ATGGAAAGCTTGGGTTCTCTCGACGTTTTCGTGCGGGTCAGTGAAAGCCGCAGTTTCACGGCGGCCGGGCAACAGTTGGGGATCTCCGCGTCGGCGGTCAGCAAAACCATCGCCCGGCTGGAGGAACGGCTCAGCGTGCGGTTGTTTCACCGTTCCACCCGCACGGTCAACCTGACGCCGGAAGGCGCCTTGTTCCTGGAAAGGTGCCGACGCATTTTGAGCGAGGTGAAAGAGGCGGAAGCCGAACTGTTGCAAACGCGGGGAACGCCTCAGGGCAAGCTGCGCATCAGTCTCCCGTCGCTGGGCACGCTTTTCATGCCAAAACTGGGGGACTTCAAGCGCCGCTATCCTGAGATCGAGCTGGATATTGATTATTCGGATCGGCTGGTTGACGTGATTGAGGAAGGTTTCGATGCCGTTATCCGCAGCGGAACCCCGAGTGACTCGCGGCTGGTTGCCCGCCGGCTGGGTGCCTGCCGCAAGGTTTTCGTTGGTTCGCCGGGCTATTTCAGCAAAGCGGGTATGCCGTGCAAACCCGAGGATCTGACAAGCCATGCCCGTTTGCATTATCGATTTCCCAGCACCGGCAAACTGGATGTTTGGCCGCTGGGAGACAAAACGGAGATGATCCCCGAACGGCCGGCCAGCATGGTGACAAACACTCTCGATCCGCAGGTGTGCTTCGCGGAACAAGGGCTAGGCATTGCTTATTTGCCGGAGATCGCCGTGCGCAGACAGCTGGAACAGGGCAGCCTGGTGACGGTTCTGGATGAATACAACCGCGAGAACATGGTTTTTCATGTCCTCTGGCCGTCGGGCCGCCACCTGTCAGTCAAAATCAGGCTGTTCGTCGACTTTGTGACGAGCCACCTTTTCCCGCTTTAA
- a CDS encoding MFS transporter yields MNQTTISAPAGSSERLPLGGLLALAMAAFITLLTEIMPAGVLSSIAGDLNVSESLAGQFITAYAVGALVAAIPLTALTQGMRRRPLLLSAIGGFAIVNLVTALSHDYHVSLATRFFAGVFGGIVWSLLAGYAVRMSPAHLGGRAIAISGAGATLALVLGVPLGTLLGRAIGWQGAFGLMTVMALMLVVWIIAIVPDFPGQAKAHRPSLSGVFLQCGIRAVLFVVFTFIVAHNILYIYLEPFLKPSGLSERVDIVLFIFGLGAIAGLGVAGMLVDRRVQSLTVMSIVTFALAAVLLGSGGRIAPMVYLAVALWGAAFGGFATLTQTALSRLSGRAADVAQSMYTTGWNTAVAAGGAIGGMLLDKGGVTSFAWAIIGLLILSLTGTLFAMNRALASQR; encoded by the coding sequence ATGAATCAAACGACGATATCTGCGCCTGCCGGGAGCAGCGAGCGGTTGCCGCTGGGGGGCCTGCTGGCATTGGCGATGGCCGCTTTCATCACGCTGCTGACCGAGATCATGCCCGCGGGCGTGCTTTCTTCGATAGCGGGCGATTTGAACGTATCTGAAAGTCTGGCGGGGCAGTTCATCACCGCCTATGCGGTGGGGGCGTTGGTCGCCGCCATTCCGCTCACTGCATTGACGCAGGGCATGCGGCGCCGCCCCTTGCTCTTGAGCGCGATCGGTGGTTTTGCCATCGTTAACCTCGTCACGGCGCTGTCGCATGATTACCACGTCTCATTGGCGACGCGTTTCTTCGCCGGCGTTTTCGGCGGCATCGTTTGGTCCTTGCTGGCCGGTTACGCCGTGCGCATGTCACCGGCCCATCTTGGCGGCCGCGCTATTGCGATCTCCGGCGCCGGTGCCACCCTGGCGCTGGTGCTTGGCGTACCGCTCGGCACGTTGCTTGGCCGAGCCATCGGCTGGCAGGGCGCCTTTGGTCTGATGACGGTGATGGCGCTGATGCTCGTGGTGTGGATCATCGCCATCGTGCCGGATTTCCCCGGCCAGGCTAAGGCCCATCGCCCGTCTCTGAGCGGCGTATTCTTGCAATGCGGGATCCGCGCCGTGCTGTTCGTGGTGTTCACCTTCATCGTTGCCCACAACATTCTGTATATCTACCTGGAGCCTTTCCTCAAGCCGTCGGGGTTATCCGAGCGGGTCGATATCGTGCTGTTTATCTTCGGGCTGGGCGCGATTGCCGGATTGGGCGTCGCCGGGATGCTGGTCGATCGACGAGTCCAATCTCTTACGGTAATGAGCATCGTCACCTTTGCCCTCGCCGCCGTGCTGCTGGGGAGTGGGGGACGGATAGCCCCGATGGTTTATCTCGCGGTCGCCTTGTGGGGCGCGGCTTTCGGCGGTTTCGCCACCCTCACGCAGACGGCATTGTCACGCCTTTCCGGACGCGCGGCCGACGTTGCGCAGTCCATGTATACGACGGGCTGGAATACCGCCGTGGCCGCCGGTGGCGCGATCGGCGGTATGCTGCTCGACAAGGGCGGGGTGACCTCTTTTGCCTGGGCCATCATCGGGCTCCTCATCCTGTCTTTAACCGGCACGTTGTTTGCCATGAATCGGGCGCTGGCCTCTCAGCGATGA
- a CDS encoding LysR family transcriptional regulator produces MLTNLSDIDLKLLRVFVAVAEAQGVSAAQEALLMNQSTISTHLASLETRLGFRLCQRGRSGFRLTPKGERMLIACRSLFNAARDFTRVSQSLNGLLTGDLQIGLVDNLVSLPGNPFSQAIKHFQRRHQDVQLQCRICSPNEIEQGLLHRQLDLGIGYFGQQLEALRYQPWLEETQAIYCSADHPLFAVEAPDREQIENARWVKRGYLLAQQLCPIAPPHLAAVAHHMESVAHLVLSGSCLGYLPTHYAARWVEQGLLRQLGGAALSYRATLSLVSRPVQPDEALNALLEDLARAARQSPHR; encoded by the coding sequence ATGCTCACCAACCTAAGCGATATCGATCTGAAACTGCTGCGGGTGTTCGTCGCGGTGGCGGAAGCCCAGGGCGTCAGCGCCGCGCAGGAAGCGCTGCTGATGAACCAATCCACCATCAGCACCCACTTGGCCTCGCTGGAAACCCGGCTGGGTTTTCGTCTGTGTCAACGCGGCCGATCCGGTTTCCGGCTGACGCCCAAGGGCGAACGCATGCTGATCGCCTGCCGCTCGCTGTTCAACGCCGCCCGCGACTTCACCCGGGTCAGCCAATCGCTGAACGGCCTGCTGACCGGCGATCTGCAGATCGGTCTGGTGGATAATCTGGTTTCGCTGCCGGGCAACCCGTTCAGCCAGGCCATCAAACACTTCCAGCGCCGACATCAGGATGTGCAATTGCAGTGCCGCATCTGTTCGCCGAACGAGATTGAGCAAGGGCTGCTGCACCGGCAGCTCGATCTGGGCATCGGTTACTTCGGCCAACAGCTGGAGGCGTTGCGCTATCAACCGTGGCTGGAGGAGACGCAGGCGATCTACTGCAGCGCGGATCACCCGCTGTTCGCGGTGGAGGCCCCCGATCGCGAGCAGATTGAAAACGCACGCTGGGTCAAGCGCGGCTACCTGCTGGCGCAGCAGCTGTGCCCGATCGCGCCGCCTCACCTGGCTGCGGTGGCCCACCATATGGAAAGCGTCGCCCATCTGGTGCTGAGCGGCTCCTGTCTTGGCTATCTGCCCACCCACTACGCGGCGCGCTGGGTGGAACAGGGGCTGCTGCGGCAGCTGGGCGGCGCGGCGCTCTCTTACCGCGCCACGCTCAGCCTGGTCAGCCGCCCTGTCCAGCCCGACGAGGCGTTGAACGCGCTGCTGGAAGATTTGGCGCGCGCCGCACGCCAATCGCCTCATCGCTGA
- the speB gene encoding agmatinase, which yields MLNQPQSGNDMPRFAGLPTMMRLPAAEQARGLDAAFVGIPLDIGTSNRSGTRYGPRQIRQESVMIRPYNMGTGSAPFERLQVADLGDVAINPYSLADSVQRIEAAYHEILAHGCMPLTLGGDHTLTLPVLRAVARRHGPVGLIHVDAHSDTNEEMFGEQLAHGTTFRRAFEEGLLAPEKVVQIGLRGSGYAADDFDWSRRQGFRVVPAEACWHQSLTPLMAEIREQMGNAPVYLSFDIDGLDPAFAPGTGTPEVGGLSVWQGLEIVRGCHGLKLVGGDVVEVSPPYDRSGNTALLAANLLFEMLCVLPVR from the coding sequence ATGCTGAACCAACCCCAAAGCGGCAACGACATGCCGCGCTTTGCCGGCCTCCCCACCATGATGCGCCTGCCAGCCGCCGAACAGGCACGCGGTCTGGATGCCGCCTTTGTCGGCATTCCGCTGGATATCGGCACCTCCAACCGCAGCGGCACCCGCTATGGCCCGCGCCAGATCCGCCAGGAGTCGGTGATGATCCGCCCTTACAACATGGGCACCGGCTCCGCCCCGTTCGAACGGCTGCAGGTGGCCGATCTGGGGGATGTCGCCATCAACCCTTACAGCCTGGCGGACAGCGTGCAGCGCATCGAGGCGGCTTACCACGAGATCCTGGCGCACGGCTGCATGCCGTTGACGCTCGGCGGCGACCACACGCTGACGCTGCCGGTGCTGCGCGCCGTCGCCCGTCGGCATGGCCCGGTCGGGCTGATCCACGTCGATGCGCATTCCGACACCAATGAGGAGATGTTCGGCGAACAGCTGGCGCACGGCACCACCTTCCGCCGCGCGTTCGAGGAGGGGCTGCTGGCGCCGGAAAAGGTGGTGCAGATTGGCCTGCGCGGCAGCGGTTATGCGGCGGATGACTTCGACTGGTCGCGCCGCCAGGGCTTCCGCGTGGTGCCGGCCGAGGCCTGCTGGCACCAGTCGCTGACGCCGCTGATGGCAGAGATCCGCGAACAGATGGGCAATGCGCCGGTTTACCTCAGCTTCGATATCGACGGGCTGGATCCGGCCTTTGCGCCGGGCACCGGCACGCCGGAGGTCGGCGGACTGTCGGTCTGGCAGGGGCTGGAGATCGTGCGCGGCTGCCACGGGCTGAAGCTGGTGGGCGGCGACGTGGTGGAGGTGTCGCCGCCTTACGATCGCTCCGGCAACACCGCGCTGCTGGCCGCCAACCTGCTGTTTGAAATGTTGTGCGTGCTGCCGGTCCGCTGA
- a CDS encoding sodium:solute symporter, with product MNLDLLVVVFYFLVIGAVGWMGIRRANSKEAYLVAGRNLGPGLYLGTLSAVVLGGASTIGSVKLGYTYGISGVWLCGALGLGIVVLSLVLAKPLLKLKLYTVSQVLSRRYHPAARVTSGAIMLAYDLMVAVTSIIAIGSVMQVMFGLSFSASILLGGGLVVLYSTLGGMWSLTLTDIIQFIIMTVGMMLVLMPMSIVKAGGWEAFTSLLPAGYYRLSSIGLDTILVFFLIYFFGILIGQDIWQRVFTARSANVARFAGLGVGVYCVLYGVTGALIGMAGKIVLPSLSNTDGAFAAIAQAVLPVGVSGLVAAAALAALMSTASACLLASSTIALEDVLPAIRRKPSGGLAAGRFTTLFMGAVMLGLAFVVRDVLAALTLAYNLLVGGMLIPLVGAIFWPRATSAGAIASMLTGSLCVVGLMVWHGIDANSPIYGGLLGGGVAFVLGSLLSRPAVQLQAQTER from the coding sequence ATGAATCTCGATCTGCTGGTCGTGGTGTTTTACTTTCTGGTGATAGGCGCGGTGGGGTGGATGGGCATTCGTCGCGCCAATTCCAAAGAGGCGTATCTGGTCGCCGGGCGCAATCTGGGGCCGGGGCTGTATCTGGGCACGCTGTCGGCGGTGGTGCTCGGCGGCGCGTCGACCATCGGCAGCGTCAAACTCGGCTACACCTACGGCATCTCCGGCGTCTGGCTGTGCGGCGCGCTTGGACTGGGCATTGTAGTGCTGAGCCTGGTGCTGGCCAAGCCGCTGCTCAAGCTGAAGCTCTATACCGTCAGCCAGGTGCTGTCGCGGCGCTATCACCCTGCGGCGCGGGTCACCAGCGGCGCGATCATGCTGGCGTATGATCTGATGGTGGCGGTGACCTCGATCATCGCCATCGGCAGCGTGATGCAGGTGATGTTCGGCCTGTCGTTCAGCGCGTCTATTCTGCTCGGCGGCGGGCTGGTGGTGCTGTATTCGACGCTGGGAGGCATGTGGTCGCTGACGCTGACCGACATCATTCAGTTCATCATCATGACCGTCGGCATGATGCTGGTGCTGATGCCGATGAGCATCGTCAAGGCCGGCGGCTGGGAGGCGTTCACCAGCTTACTGCCCGCCGGTTACTACCGGCTGTCGTCGATCGGGTTGGACACCATTTTGGTGTTCTTCCTGATCTACTTCTTCGGCATTTTGATCGGCCAGGACATCTGGCAGCGGGTGTTCACCGCCCGCAGCGCCAACGTGGCACGCTTCGCCGGGCTGGGTGTGGGCGTCTATTGCGTGCTGTACGGCGTGACCGGCGCGTTGATCGGTATGGCCGGCAAGATCGTACTTCCGTCGCTCAGCAACACCGACGGTGCCTTTGCCGCCATTGCGCAGGCGGTGTTGCCGGTCGGCGTCAGCGGGCTGGTGGCCGCCGCGGCGTTGGCGGCGCTGATGTCCACCGCCAGCGCCTGCCTGCTGGCCTCTTCCACCATCGCGTTGGAGGACGTATTGCCGGCCATTCGCCGTAAGCCTTCCGGCGGATTGGCCGCCGGACGCTTCACCACGCTTTTCATGGGTGCGGTCATGCTGGGGCTGGCGTTTGTGGTGCGCGACGTGCTGGCGGCGTTGACTCTGGCCTATAACCTGCTGGTGGGCGGCATGCTGATCCCGCTGGTGGGGGCGATCTTCTGGCCGCGCGCTACCAGCGCCGGCGCCATTGCCAGCATGCTGACCGGCAGCCTGTGTGTGGTGGGGCTGATGGTCTGGCACGGCATTGATGCCAACAGCCCAATCTACGGCGGGCTGCTGGGGGGCGGCGTCGCCTTCGTGCTGGGCAGCCTGTTGAGTCGCCCGGCGGTGCAGCTGCAGGCTCAAACCGAACGTTAA
- a CDS encoding nitrilase-related carbon-nitrogen hydrolase, whose translation MGKISVACCQLALRVGEAEHNRALSAQAIRQAAQRGANVIVLPELVNSGYVLRDKAEARALAEAEDGPSLSLWGALARELDVAIVAGFCERLSDGEVANSAALIDALGVRAIYRKAHLWHEESTIFTAGDRPPPVIETRFGRLAVMICYDLEFPEWVRLPALAGAQLLCAPVNWPLAPRPQGERPAEMVKAQANAAVNRLFIAVCDRCETERGVAWIGGSVIVDADGYPMTQGLAGEGMVLASMDIGAADDKHIGRHNHVHRDRRPMLY comes from the coding sequence ATGGGGAAGATCAGCGTCGCATGCTGCCAGTTAGCGCTGCGGGTAGGGGAAGCGGAACATAATCGGGCGCTGTCTGCCCAGGCGATCCGCCAGGCGGCGCAGCGCGGCGCCAACGTCATCGTACTGCCGGAATTGGTGAACAGCGGCTACGTGCTGCGCGATAAGGCGGAGGCGCGGGCGTTGGCTGAGGCCGAAGACGGGCCTAGCCTCAGCCTGTGGGGAGCCCTGGCGCGAGAGTTGGATGTGGCGATCGTCGCTGGTTTCTGCGAGCGCCTGTCCGATGGCGAGGTGGCCAACAGCGCGGCATTGATCGATGCGCTGGGGGTGAGGGCGATTTATCGCAAAGCGCACCTGTGGCACGAAGAGAGTACCATCTTTACCGCCGGCGATCGGCCGCCGCCGGTCATCGAGACCCGCTTCGGCCGGTTGGCGGTGATGATCTGCTACGATCTCGAATTCCCGGAGTGGGTGCGGCTGCCGGCGCTGGCCGGTGCTCAGCTGCTGTGCGCGCCGGTCAACTGGCCGCTGGCGCCGCGTCCGCAGGGGGAACGACCGGCGGAAATGGTGAAGGCGCAGGCCAACGCCGCCGTCAATCGGCTGTTCATCGCGGTGTGCGACCGTTGCGAAACGGAGCGCGGCGTTGCGTGGATCGGCGGCTCGGTGATCGTCGATGCCGACGGCTATCCAATGACGCAGGGCCTGGCGGGCGAAGGCATGGTGCTGGCATCGATGGATATCGGCGCGGCCGATGACAAGCACATCGGCCGTCACAATCACGTGCATCGCGATCGGCGGCCGATGCTGTATTGA